The following proteins are co-located in the Leptotrichia trevisanii DSM 22070 genome:
- the nikB gene encoding nickel ABC transporter permease: protein MAQNKKIIKYAIQILIVLFGVSFLTFCLIYIAPGDPAQVMLTECGLIPTPELLAHTRAELGIDKPFYIQYWKWLFGVLQGNFGKSYSLRIPVIQKIGQAFIPTFYLSFLSLFLMCIISIPVGILAAVKENKWQDYLIRMITFMGMSIPSFWLGLIFLSIFGVQLGLVSVSGGQADFRSIILPAFTLAIAMSVKYIRQIRHVFLEELGKSYVTGARMRGIKERDILWKHVLPNAMLPIITLLGISLGSLLGGTAIVEFVYNWPGMGRMAVKAIAAQDYPLIQAYVLIIAFLYLIINIAVDISYKYLDARVGEVD from the coding sequence ATGGCACAAAACAAAAAAATAATAAAATATGCTATACAGATACTGATTGTACTTTTTGGAGTAAGTTTTTTAACTTTCTGCCTGATTTATATAGCACCGGGAGATCCTGCACAAGTTATGCTGACAGAATGTGGACTTATTCCAACGCCCGAACTTTTAGCCCATACACGAGCCGAGCTTGGTATAGACAAGCCATTTTATATTCAATATTGGAAATGGCTCTTTGGAGTTCTGCAAGGTAATTTTGGAAAATCATATTCATTGAGGATACCAGTGATTCAGAAGATAGGACAGGCATTTATACCTACATTTTATTTATCTTTTTTATCACTGTTTTTAATGTGTATCATTTCTATACCAGTTGGAATATTGGCAGCAGTGAAAGAAAATAAATGGCAGGACTATTTAATAAGAATGATAACTTTTATGGGAATGTCCATACCAAGTTTCTGGCTAGGGCTGATATTTTTAAGTATTTTTGGAGTACAGCTTGGACTTGTGTCTGTTTCAGGAGGGCAAGCCGATTTTAGATCCATAATTTTGCCTGCTTTCACATTGGCAATAGCAATGTCTGTCAAGTATATACGGCAAATAAGGCACGTATTTCTGGAAGAGCTGGGAAAAAGCTATGTAACGGGAGCAAGAATGAGAGGGATAAAGGAACGGGATATTTTGTGGAAACATGTACTGCCTAATGCAATGCTGCCAATAATAACACTTTTAGGAATTTCTCTCGGAAGCCTTCTGGGAGGAACGGCAATTGTGGAATTTGTTTATAACTGGCCAGGGATGGGAAGAATGGCTGTAAAAGCGATAGCGGCTCAAGATTATCCATTAATACAGGCTTATGTCCTGATAATCGCATTCTTGTACCTGATAATAAATATAGCAGTGGATATTTCATATAAATATCTTGATGCGAGAGTTGGGGAGGTTGACTGA